A single genomic interval of Meleagris gallopavo isolate NT-WF06-2002-E0010 breed Aviagen turkey brand Nicholas breeding stock chromosome 6, Turkey_5.1, whole genome shotgun sequence harbors:
- the LOC104911336 gene encoding rho GTPase-activating protein 32-like has protein sequence MLCIASTEHLHHFALHKGGAAQQARPGPWKGVPKCLDRPQTSWFCRQNPASTRKESPAGSWCCCFSRRKPSSGAKRQLQRNAREPSETEVIVLAGELSPCQPTRSRASSSDALCASISGELLGSTNHCSSNGSLPCNISDGQKELIHVRVLISPSSAEDADLSLPATAVTSLACNPVPSQCSPSQTWAECSNSSTSMQEQVSISEEEQSLLEGDLQSGLQFPGTGQQH, from the exons ATGCTGTGcatagccagcacagagcatctgcacCATTTCGCCCTGCacaaaggaggagcagctcagcaagctCGGCCTGGGCCATGGAAGGGAGTGCCCAAATGTCTGGACCGACCCCAAACGagctggttctgcag acaaaATCCAGCCAGCACGAGgaaggaatcaccagctggaaGTTGGTGTTGCTGCTTCAGCCGAAGAAAACCATCCTCTGGGGCCAAACGCCAACTGCAGCGCAATGCCAGGGAGCCCTCAGAAACAGAAGTCATAGTCCTGGCAG GTGAATTGAGCCCTTGCCAACCCACAAGATCCAGGGCAAGTAGCAGTGATGCactgtgtgcttccatcagtggAGAGCTCCTAGGAAGCACAAATCACTGCAGTTCAAACGGCAGCCTTCCATGTAACATCAGTGATGGACAGAAGGAGCTCATCCACGTTCGTGTTCTgatttctcccagctctgctgaggaTGCTGACCTGAGTCTTCCAGCCAccgcagtcaccagcctggCTTGTAACCCAGTGCCTTCGCAATGCAGCCCATCCCAAACATGGGCTGAGTGCtccaacagcagcacctccatgcaggagcaggtcagcatcagtgaggaggagcagagcctcttggagggggaCTTACAATCAGGCCTCCAGTTCCCAGGCAccgggcagcagcactga
- the LOC104911310 gene encoding SWI/SNF complex subunit SMARCC1-like, whose translation MTILNTLFVFSDGAEEEKMETETDGQQPEKVESKAESEIEEGDKVQEGENERNPEKEQESEATADPKPEEKEAEENKENVDASKDKEMEAGKKKVEHEISEGNVATAAAAALASAATKAKHLAAVEERKIKSLVALLVETQMKKLEIKLRHFEELETIMDREKEAVSNGMLI comes from the exons ATGACAATTCTAAATACTTTATTTGTGTTCTCAGATGGAGCcgaagaagaaaaaatggaaacagagacaGATGGGCAGCAGCCTGAGAAG gttgaaagcaaagcagagagtgAAATTGAGGAAGGTGATAAAGTacaagaaggagaaaatgagaggaatccagaaaaggaacaagaaagtGAAGCGACTGCAGACCCCAAACCAG aagaaaaggaggcAGAAGAGAACAAGGAGAACGTTGATGCaagcaaagacaaagaaatggaGGCTGGGAAGAAGAAAGTGGAACACGAGATCTCGGAAGGAAACGTAgctacagctgcagctgctgctctcgCCTCAGCTGCCACCAAAGCAAAG CACCTAGCAGcagtggaagaaagaaaaatcaagtcCCTGGTTGCACTCCTGGTGGAAACGCAGATGAAGAAGCTGGAGATAAAGCTTCGCCATTTCGAGGAGCTGGAAACCATTATGGACCGAGAGAAAGAGGCAGTAAGTAATGGGATGCTGATCTGA